The following coding sequences are from one Microcoleus sp. FACHB-831 window:
- a CDS encoding ribonuclease R family protein produces MEFSIATLLSNFTDDKLVAPKVLEKKLGCQNDEDLEKLQIALDALEKVGILVKEKGRYRRIYEEDVVEAKLRCSSKGFCFAIQDVEGAEDIYVRESHLSTAWNGDRVLVKVLKEGSRRRSPEGEVRLILERANPSVLARVKQSETGFQAVPLDDRLLFELALQSNGINLENAIDHLVHVEVLRYPLAARPPLGRVARVLGSDAEAAADTDIVCCKHDLRRVFSKEVLEAALALPKEIGKKELKKRLDLRSLLTLSFSFSELTDGAEQQTGDAEQQTGDEDAEANSSQFPTIENAITLEKTEDGQWRLGIHIADVAHYIEQDEPLDYEARKRGIAVYLGDMVLPLLPNAAVERCSLVPGKDRLAISVLLTLNETGEVVEFEIAPTVINIDSTLSYQQAAAILDRHQEVEPPVFEMLNQLFLVLCPTVKIQRLSRGAFELNLLETNFSYPDEGRLGAIFISQSLPLSSLLAELAILANQAVASHLQALPIPGIYCIQSAPDPVEIQDLIKLASNLGLDFQLEQEDEVRPSDFKRFTDMLVKSPSPRVLNYLLKSTLTLPGYSTTPGPHFGLAYVGYTHCVSPLRRYADLLVQRVLHELFEKGRDRRTTRAKESVNLRHSSCHGKINWNVLPPDVQEELETQLSSAISHLNDREKLTADAEADLEGLKKAELMKERTGEVFSGLITGVQSYGFFVEIEDLLVEGLVHVSSLKDDWYEFRSRHSCLVGRKNRTAYRLGDRVEVQVKSVDYYRQQIDLVTVSGGSQASNEDMDD; encoded by the coding sequence ATGGAATTTTCAATCGCTACACTACTTTCTAATTTCACTGATGACAAATTAGTTGCTCCCAAAGTTTTGGAAAAGAAACTGGGTTGCCAAAATGATGAGGATCTAGAGAAACTACAGATTGCTTTGGATGCGCTGGAAAAAGTTGGCATTTTGGTCAAAGAGAAAGGCAGATATCGGCGCATATACGAAGAAGATGTCGTAGAAGCAAAACTGCGCTGCTCAAGTAAAGGATTTTGCTTTGCTATTCAAGATGTCGAAGGAGCTGAGGATATTTACGTGCGGGAGAGCCATCTAAGTACGGCTTGGAATGGCGATCGCGTTCTTGTTAAGGTTCTAAAAGAAGGCAGTCGCCGCCGCTCTCCAGAAGGAGAAGTACGACTAATCTTGGAACGAGCCAATCCCTCAGTCTTAGCGCGGGTTAAGCAATCAGAAACAGGTTTCCAAGCAGTTCCCCTAGACGATCGCCTGCTATTTGAACTTGCCCTTCAATCAAATGGCATCAACCTAGAAAATGCCATCGATCACCTCGTCCACGTCGAAGTACTGCGCTACCCTTTAGCGGCGCGACCCCCCCTTGGCCGAGTAGCTCGCGTTCTTGGCAGCGATGCAGAAGCAGCCGCTGATACCGATATCGTCTGTTGCAAGCACGACCTGCGCCGGGTTTTTTCCAAAGAGGTTCTGGAAGCAGCTCTTGCATTACCCAAAGAAATAGGGAAAAAAGAACTGAAAAAACGGTTGGATCTGCGAAGTCTGCTAACCCTCAGTTTCTCTTTTTCAGAACTGACCGATGGTGCAGAACAACAAACTGGCGACGCAGAACAACAAACTGGCGACGAAGACGCTGAAGCCAATTCTTCCCAATTTCCAACCATAGAGAATGCGATTACTCTGGAAAAAACAGAGGACGGACAGTGGCGCTTAGGCATTCACATTGCTGATGTGGCTCACTACATTGAGCAAGACGAACCCCTAGACTATGAAGCCAGAAAGCGCGGCATCGCCGTATATCTGGGAGACATGGTGCTGCCCCTTCTGCCTAATGCTGCGGTCGAACGCTGCTCTCTGGTTCCTGGGAAGGATCGTTTAGCAATAAGCGTGCTGCTGACCCTAAATGAGACTGGTGAGGTTGTAGAGTTTGAGATTGCACCTACAGTCATCAACATTGACAGCACCCTAAGTTACCAGCAAGCTGCTGCAATTCTGGATCGTCATCAAGAGGTTGAGCCGCCCGTCTTTGAGATGCTCAACCAGTTGTTTTTGGTGCTGTGTCCAACAGTAAAAATTCAGAGGCTTTCGCGGGGTGCTTTTGAACTAAATCTGTTGGAGACTAACTTCAGCTACCCAGATGAAGGCAGGCTCGGAGCAATATTCATCTCGCAGTCTCTACCGCTGAGTTCCCTGCTGGCGGAGTTAGCTATTTTGGCAAATCAAGCAGTGGCGTCTCATTTGCAAGCGCTGCCCATTCCTGGAATTTACTGCATTCAATCGGCACCAGACCCAGTTGAAATCCAGGATTTAATAAAATTGGCCAGCAATCTGGGGCTAGATTTCCAACTGGAGCAAGAAGATGAGGTTCGACCCTCGGACTTCAAACGCTTTACTGACATGTTGGTTAAATCGCCTTCGCCGCGAGTTCTGAATTATTTGTTGAAGTCTACCCTGACGCTTCCAGGCTACAGCACAACACCTGGCCCTCACTTTGGTCTGGCTTATGTTGGTTACACCCACTGTGTCTCGCCGTTGAGACGCTATGCCGACTTGCTGGTGCAACGGGTTCTGCACGAGCTGTTTGAAAAAGGGCGCGATCGCCGCACTACGAGAGCTAAAGAAAGCGTCAATCTCCGTCACAGTAGCTGTCATGGCAAAATTAACTGGAACGTTTTGCCGCCAGATGTCCAGGAAGAGCTAGAAACTCAACTTTCTTCTGCAATTTCTCATCTCAACGATCGCGAAAAGCTTACCGCTGATGCCGAAGCCGATCTAGAGGGTCTAAAGAAAGCGGAACTAATGAAGGAGCGTACTGGCGAGGTATTCTCTGGACTGATAACGGGCGTGCAGTCCTACGGTTTCTTTGTGGAAATTGAAGACTTGCTGGTTGAGGGCCTCGTACACGTCAGTTCTCTCAAAGATGACTGGTATGAGTTCCGCTCAAGGCACAGTTGCCTGGTGGGGCGCAAAAACCGCACAGCCTATCGACTAGGCGATCGCGTAGAAGTCCAAGTCAAGAGCGTCGATTACTACCGCCAGCAAATTGATCTTGTTACCGTCAGCGGCGGTAGCCAAGCCAGTAACGAGGATATGGACGACTAG
- a CDS encoding flavin prenyltransferase UbiX: MTKPLILGVTGASGLIYAVRALKFLLDADYAIELVASKSTYMVWQAEQNIRMPANPEEQEEFWRQQAGVEKNGKLRCHPWGDVGANIASGSFRTLGMLIMPCSMSTVAKLAGGLSSDLLERAADVCLKEGRKLIIVPRETPLSLIHLRNLTSLAEAGAKIVPAIPAWYHNPQTIEDLVDFVVARALDQLDIECIPMNRWKQD, translated from the coding sequence ATGACAAAACCTCTTATCTTAGGCGTCACTGGCGCTTCCGGCTTAATTTATGCCGTGCGTGCATTGAAATTTTTGTTAGACGCTGACTATGCCATCGAACTGGTAGCCTCCAAATCGACCTATATGGTATGGCAGGCAGAACAAAATATCCGCATGCCTGCTAATCCCGAAGAACAAGAGGAATTTTGGCGACAGCAGGCTGGTGTGGAGAAGAACGGTAAACTACGTTGTCACCCTTGGGGCGATGTAGGAGCTAACATTGCTAGTGGGTCGTTCCGCACTCTGGGTATGCTAATTATGCCTTGCAGCATGAGTACGGTAGCAAAACTTGCCGGGGGCTTGAGTTCCGACTTGCTGGAGCGTGCAGCTGATGTTTGTCTTAAGGAAGGACGTAAACTTATTATCGTGCCCCGCGAGACTCCGTTGAGCTTGATTCATCTGCGGAACCTAACTTCTCTGGCAGAAGCTGGCGCTAAGATTGTCCCCGCCATTCCAGCTTGGTATCACAACCCCCAAACGATTGAGGATTTGGTAGATTTTGTTGTAGCTCGTGCTTTAGATCAACTGGACATCGAGTGCATCCCAATGAATCGCTGGAAGCAGGATTAA
- a CDS encoding LapA family protein: protein MRIVLLVAVIAGLGAIAGQNWSPILPLVFLGVKSQPLPLALWIIMAIALGVITSFLLQIAVYLPQSSLLARIRKLEASSRRPFARKSENTQPQPTTSTYTDSPSSYADSPQPKQTVEEIEEDLEDEEPISEEWDDWQQPEPRASSSSEVPRDRTTYERQQEPKSSSQSGTVYSYGYRDPNNSGVGKTETVYDADYRVIKPPSPQKPSSPENDWESPRDDEDDDWKF from the coding sequence ATGCGGATTGTGTTGTTAGTGGCGGTTATTGCAGGACTGGGCGCGATCGCGGGTCAAAATTGGTCGCCCATCCTGCCGTTGGTGTTTTTGGGGGTAAAGAGTCAGCCATTACCACTGGCGTTGTGGATAATAATGGCGATCGCATTAGGTGTCATAACAAGCTTTTTGTTGCAAATTGCCGTTTATCTTCCCCAGAGTTCTTTACTAGCACGCATCCGCAAACTGGAAGCCTCATCGCGCCGTCCGTTCGCTAGGAAGAGCGAGAATACTCAACCCCAGCCGACGACATCAACTTATACTGATTCACCCTCCAGTTATGCTGATTCACCGCAACCTAAGCAAACTGTTGAAGAGATTGAAGAAGATTTAGAGGACGAAGAGCCAATTTCTGAAGAGTGGGACGATTGGCAACAGCCAGAACCAAGAGCATCTAGTTCCTCAGAAGTGCCTCGCGATCGCACCACCTACGAGCGTCAGCAGGAACCCAAGAGTAGCAGTCAATCTGGTACGGTCTACTCTTACGGCTATCGAGATCCAAACAATTCCGGAGTAGGCAAAACAGAGACAGTCTACGATGCCGATTACCGAGTCATTAAACCCCCCTCACCACAAAAGCCATCGTCACCTGAAAATGATTGGGAATCTCCCAGAGACGACGAAGATGACGACTGGAAATTTTAA
- a CDS encoding NB-ARC domain-containing protein has translation MASTENTLEVEFSEASNNWNLEKLYIDLAAAKGKGLTPVEKKFLRGLLCGYSPSEIADQVYKSRSSSAVRVYLSNGLYKYIQELVIRQSGNLIKIKNWSRVTNLLEKAGYKKGFLNQIEENDRELYRNKKESEINQNSSKHYDGQQAIIDVENFHGRADEIAIVERWTIGENCRLVALLGMGGIGKTALAASTVEKIQDEFECVIWRSLRAAPSLAELLLDLIQCLSCGQETELSANVDLLASQLMKYLRSPTARCLIVLDGVEAILRSCDRAGYYAPGYECYGELFARIGEENHRGCLILTSREKPKEIASLEGEKLPVRTLALTGLKTSAGQEILSAKGLLGSPEERKALIKCYAGNPLALKMVATTIHDVFNGHIAEFLEQGTLAFGDIRDLLDQQFNRLSHIEKKLLYWLAIHHRLVPLRGLVEQVVPGICQREHLEAIESLRRRSLLDKNSTSLTLPPVLRTYITEKLSEQISSEMTSKDLAMLVSMSIANAQFKNSGISLTPSAKGTPKALSQERPKTTENYYQISNDC, from the coding sequence ATGGCATCTACCGAAAATACCCTGGAAGTAGAGTTCAGCGAGGCGTCAAATAATTGGAACTTAGAAAAATTATATATAGATCTAGCAGCAGCTAAAGGAAAAGGGCTGACACCAGTTGAGAAGAAATTTTTGAGAGGATTGCTCTGCGGCTACAGTCCATCGGAAATTGCCGATCAAGTGTACAAAAGCCGCAGTAGTAGCGCTGTTAGAGTGTATTTATCAAACGGTTTGTATAAATATATTCAGGAATTAGTAATTAGGCAAAGTGGAAATCTTATAAAGATCAAAAATTGGAGTCGGGTTACTAATTTACTAGAAAAAGCAGGATATAAAAAGGGATTTTTAAATCAAATAGAGGAAAACGATCGCGAACTATATCGAAATAAAAAAGAAAGTGAAATAAACCAAAACAGCAGCAAACACTACGATGGCCAGCAAGCCATTATTGATGTAGAAAATTTTCACGGGCGTGCAGACGAAATCGCCATCGTCGAGCGATGGACGATCGGCGAAAACTGTCGCTTAGTTGCTCTTTTGGGTATGGGTGGAATCGGTAAAACAGCCCTAGCAGCAAGCACGGTAGAAAAGATTCAAGACGAATTTGAGTGCGTTATTTGGCGATCGCTGCGTGCTGCTCCATCGCTCGCAGAACTCTTGCTCGACCTGATACAATGCCTGTCGTGCGGGCAAGAAACCGAGTTATCAGCAAACGTCGATCTTCTCGCGTCCCAACTGATGAAATATTTGCGATCGCCTACCGCACGCTGTTTAATTGTCCTCGATGGTGTCGAAGCAATTTTGCGAAGCTGCGATCGCGCTGGATACTACGCACCCGGATATGAATGCTATGGCGAACTTTTCGCACGCATAGGAGAAGAAAACCATCGCGGCTGTCTGATACTCACAAGCAGAGAAAAACCAAAAGAAATAGCCTCACTTGAAGGAGAAAAACTACCCGTTCGCACCCTAGCTTTGACTGGGTTAAAAACATCAGCAGGCCAAGAAATTTTATCTGCAAAAGGTCTACTTGGATCACCAGAGGAACGCAAAGCTCTGATCAAGTGCTATGCAGGCAATCCCTTAGCGCTGAAAATGGTAGCGACCACTATTCACGATGTCTTTAACGGTCATATTGCCGAATTCTTAGAACAAGGTACGCTTGCTTTCGGCGATATCCGCGATTTATTAGATCAGCAGTTTAACCGTCTCTCGCATATAGAAAAAAAACTCTTGTACTGGCTGGCTATTCATCACCGATTGGTTCCCCTACGCGGCTTGGTAGAACAGGTTGTACCAGGCATATGCCAAAGAGAGCATCTGGAAGCTATTGAGTCGCTGCGGAGGCGATCTTTATTAGACAAAAATTCCACAAGCCTAACCCTCCCCCCAGTCCTGCGGACTTATATCACTGAAAAATTAAGCGAGCAGATTTCCTCAGAGATGACCAGCAAAGACCTCGCTATGTTAGTCAGTATGAGTATTGCTAACGCACAGTTTAAGAATTCCGGCATTTCATTAACGCCAAGTGCCAAGGGAACCCCAAAAGCGTTGAGCCAAGAGCGTCCCAAGACAACAGAAAATTACTATCAAATTTCTAACGACTGTTAA
- a CDS encoding shikimate kinase, which translates to MLKGLNLYLVGMMGVGKTTVGRELATRLGYQFFDTDTLVEQVAGKTINEIFTLDGESIFRQIETQVLAELSTYTRKAIATGGGIVLRRENWSYLHHGLIVWLDAPVELLISRLQNDTTRPLLKNPDPAGELQKLLDQRQRLYAQADLKISVSTGETPEEIATRVIEAIPSVLKPPAVYLNENGQ; encoded by the coding sequence GTGCTAAAGGGACTCAATCTCTACCTCGTCGGAATGATGGGTGTTGGCAAAACGACGGTAGGGCGCGAACTAGCTACTCGGTTAGGCTATCAATTTTTTGACACCGATACGCTTGTCGAACAAGTTGCCGGAAAAACCATTAACGAAATTTTTACACTGGACGGAGAATCTATCTTTAGGCAGATAGAGACCCAAGTGCTAGCAGAACTTTCGACTTATACCAGAAAGGCGATCGCTACGGGCGGCGGTATAGTCCTGCGACGAGAAAATTGGAGCTACCTGCATCACGGCTTGATCGTCTGGCTGGATGCACCAGTCGAACTCTTAATATCTCGTCTCCAAAACGATACTACCCGGCCTTTGTTAAAAAACCCTGACCCAGCAGGCGAACTGCAAAAACTCCTCGATCAACGGCAGCGACTGTATGCCCAAGCCGACCTAAAAATCAGTGTTTCTACGGGTGAGACGCCTGAAGAAATTGCCACGCGGGTGATTGAGGCTATCCCCAGCGTGCTGAAACCGCCTGCTGTCTACCTAAATGAAAACGGTCAATAA
- the argB gene encoding acetylglutamate kinase, which yields MINESEYIEKDSATRVRVLSEALPYIQQFSGRTVVVKYGGAAMKDSSLKDKVMRDIVFLACVGLRPVVVHGGGPEINSWLDKLGIEPQFKNGLRVTDAATMDVVEMVLVGRVNKEIVRLINQAGGLAVGLCGTDANLIKARPEGQEGIGFVGEVSKVNIQLLQSLVSGGYIPVVSSVATDEKGQAYNINADTVAGELAAALGAEKLILLTDTAGILENYKDPSTLIAKVDIQQARHLISTGVVGGGMIPKVNCCVRSLAQGVKATHIIDGRIPHALLLEIFTDSGIGSMIVASEFNS from the coding sequence ATGATCAACGAGAGCGAATACATCGAGAAAGATTCTGCAACTCGCGTCCGGGTGCTGAGTGAAGCGCTACCTTACATTCAACAATTTTCCGGTCGCACGGTAGTCGTTAAGTACGGCGGTGCTGCTATGAAAGACAGCAGCCTCAAAGACAAGGTGATGCGCGACATTGTATTTTTGGCCTGTGTCGGTCTGCGTCCCGTCGTGGTACACGGCGGCGGGCCGGAAATTAATTCTTGGCTGGATAAGTTGGGAATCGAGCCTCAATTTAAGAATGGTTTGCGAGTTACAGATGCCGCCACGATGGATGTGGTGGAGATGGTTTTAGTCGGTCGGGTGAATAAAGAAATTGTCCGTCTGATCAACCAGGCCGGTGGTTTGGCTGTGGGGCTTTGCGGCACAGATGCCAATTTAATAAAAGCACGCCCAGAAGGTCAAGAAGGCATTGGCTTTGTGGGAGAAGTAAGTAAGGTGAATATCCAGCTTTTGCAGTCACTTGTCAGCGGTGGTTATATCCCTGTAGTGTCCAGCGTAGCGACAGATGAAAAAGGGCAAGCTTATAATATCAACGCTGACACGGTGGCTGGAGAATTAGCGGCGGCTTTGGGGGCGGAAAAGTTGATTTTGCTTACCGATACTGCGGGAATTTTGGAAAATTACAAAGACCCCTCTACTCTAATTGCCAAGGTTGATATTCAACAAGCACGACACCTGATTAGCACTGGTGTGGTCGGCGGTGGGATGATTCCCAAGGTAAATTGTTGCGTTCGCAGTCTCGCCCAAGGTGTGAAAGCTACTCACATTATTGACGGTCGCATTCCTCACGCTCTACTGTTAGAAATTTTTACTGACTCAGGCATCGGCTCGATGATTGTGGCGTCGGAGTTTAATAGTTAG
- a CDS encoding tetratricopeptide repeat protein: MSSENRENFTIEYQAGKAAFERGQYRQAVQHLESAIALESPNSKLGGEVQMWLVTAYEAVGLQNDAIALCKQLTRHTDPETRKQAKRVLYIMEAPALSKRPEWLTKIPDLAALPEGDEKYRTTSPTGSAKRRPAAPKEPEPVDLSKVNTKDNRFIWVALVLAGLTLGGLIWWNF, encoded by the coding sequence GTGAGTTCAGAAAACAGAGAAAATTTTACAATTGAGTACCAAGCAGGCAAAGCCGCATTTGAGCGCGGTCAGTATCGCCAGGCGGTGCAGCACTTGGAGTCGGCGATCGCGCTGGAATCTCCTAACTCCAAATTAGGAGGAGAAGTGCAGATGTGGCTGGTGACGGCTTATGAAGCAGTTGGACTGCAAAATGATGCGATCGCGCTTTGCAAACAACTGACTCGCCATACAGATCCCGAAACCCGCAAGCAAGCCAAACGAGTCCTCTACATTATGGAAGCCCCTGCCTTAAGCAAGCGTCCGGAATGGCTGACTAAAATCCCCGATCTAGCTGCACTGCCCGAAGGTGACGAAAAGTATCGCACTACTAGCCCTACTGGGAGTGCAAAACGTCGCCCAGCCGCGCCAAAAGAACCCGAACCCGTAGATTTAAGCAAGGTAAATACTAAAGATAATCGATTTATCTGGGTTGCTCTGGTTTTAGCTGGTTTAACGCTGGGTGGCTTGATTTGGTGGAATTTTTAA
- a CDS encoding SLATT domain-containing protein — translation MANSTASANPDIKFGILEQARQKEIYTLALSKAHFSTATIWGYLQFIVGIPNTILAAIAGASAFSKVDHSSMVAGGLSILVAILTALSTFLDPNERAKAHWKAGNEFQFLNDKFQILVNFDSFTEISPQQLKQKLDGLLEEFYKARAANPVTPYWAWKQGLKDAKQQNRQV, via the coding sequence ATGGCTAATTCCACTGCGTCTGCCAACCCTGATATTAAATTTGGTATTTTAGAACAAGCCAGACAAAAAGAAATATATACTCTTGCTTTATCTAAAGCTCACTTTAGCACAGCTACAATTTGGGGCTACTTGCAATTTATTGTAGGAATACCAAACACCATTTTGGCTGCTATTGCTGGCGCTTCAGCTTTCTCAAAAGTCGATCATAGTAGTATGGTGGCTGGTGGCTTATCAATTTTGGTAGCGATTCTTACGGCTCTGTCAACTTTTCTAGACCCTAATGAAAGGGCGAAAGCTCACTGGAAGGCGGGGAATGAATTTCAGTTTCTTAATGATAAGTTTCAAATTTTGGTGAATTTTGATTCATTCACAGAAATTTCACCCCAGCAGCTAAAACAAAAGCTAGATGGACTGCTAGAGGAATTCTATAAAGCAAGAGCAGCAAATCCTGTAACTCCGTATTGGGCATGGAAACAAGGATTAAAAGACGCTAAACAACAAAATCGTCAAGTATGA
- a CDS encoding DUF3153 domain-containing protein: MKRLVLGRNKRQNYLIRVIGSLLVRMRVIWVMMLAALLLSGCVKYDAGVHFEGEHRGEIVQHIKVGEQLTSFSGESAQEWLDSIERRARQLQGKTRRVSKQELTVTIPFYSGAELEDKFNQFFNPTDKKGSKVATVGGVDLPDIKSHLSVNQGNFIFWVRNKLTYDLDLRSLAVLSNNGNAIVSPGSLINLEFSLTTPGGAKSVETGANAINPVSQKGRQLVWTLKPGEINHLEAVFWLPSPLGIGALIIALFVALGIYLKEKVFPGVTPPPIQTPLVSE, from the coding sequence GTGAAGCGACTTGTTTTGGGAAGGAATAAAAGACAGAATTACTTAATTCGTGTTATTGGCAGCCTATTGGTAAGGATGCGGGTTATCTGGGTGATGATGCTAGCAGCCCTCTTGCTTTCTGGCTGTGTGAAGTATGATGCGGGGGTGCATTTCGAGGGCGAGCATCGTGGGGAAATTGTCCAGCATATTAAGGTGGGGGAACAGCTAACGAGTTTTAGCGGCGAATCGGCGCAGGAATGGTTAGATAGCATAGAGCGTCGGGCGCGGCAGTTACAAGGTAAAACTCGCAGAGTCTCCAAGCAAGAACTGACAGTAACGATTCCTTTCTACAGTGGTGCGGAACTAGAAGACAAGTTCAACCAATTTTTCAACCCAACCGATAAGAAAGGTTCCAAGGTGGCGACAGTGGGAGGGGTTGATTTACCGGATATCAAGTCTCACCTAAGCGTAAATCAGGGGAATTTTATTTTTTGGGTGAGAAATAAATTGACCTACGATTTAGACTTGCGATCGCTCGCCGTCCTCTCCAACAACGGTAACGCGATCGTTAGCCCCGGTTCTCTCATCAACTTGGAGTTTAGCTTGACAACGCCAGGAGGCGCAAAAAGCGTAGAGACAGGCGCTAATGCCATCAACCCAGTCTCGCAAAAGGGACGACAGCTAGTGTGGACGCTTAAACCTGGAGAGATCAACCATCTCGAAGCGGTATTCTGGCTTCCAAGCCCCTTGGGAATTGGTGCGCTCATCATCGCCCTATTTGTAGCATTGGGTATCTATCTTAAAGAAAAAGTTTTTCCCGGCGTGACACCGCCGCCCATTCAAACGCCCCTAGTGTCCGAGTAG